The following proteins are encoded in a genomic region of Paralichthys olivaceus isolate ysfri-2021 chromosome 23, ASM2471397v2, whole genome shotgun sequence:
- the LOC109632641 gene encoding uncharacterized protein — translation MFSCNLTPSVKSRPLCALPSTVSLQQGSGHFGLCHPPSHTDGRTGRQLPLRPSSIMEALYVRPLKEDGFVTEEEELERSGGQEEGGREASSPRGSTTDEDTDEDSEPEPPSVVCRKVSFADAFGLNLVSVKEFDNVEVTVSEVSRAPEREAAFPLEEFYMSCLFTVPSSPEELAQKLQAQMVELESIELLPGTTMLRGIIRVVNLGYSKSVYARISLDCWSSYFDLLAEYVPGSSDRETDGFAFKYTLIPPFDREGTRVDFCLRYETTAGTFWANNKDLNYVLFCHQRGQAKELGPQVLEESWGYKSKRSCLKANRRGGAEEKTKEFNITATLSGGAQASHKAQEVDRQTANITESNSLLHHEGHKPLVDGINIWHRGACLARVQDHPSQRRQAPRVYSCDSAGGQISLPVPTPWCDSVSNRYNRQKKPNDSPRILTYHQIPLLTLDWKSDTPQQWGAADMDDIWAGNAKLTRPKASVENIEDTPSVNDLWESFLNSPDDKDHKDTSVCDVWQEFLSQPSRKDHSGVPEAEWLQTAALVSPSNHREPQYSASSQAFQEVQVGMDPPTTFASAATSSSFDHQPHAEACVCDNTATQDASQRAQTNSVTHTPEEFSLEGVKPVSGGSVDSSTECHMLTIWQRVGKRGEAEGAGTDEHVTLHAADLVTSSGESKTADMIETPESQNASAVDRISQRARLDEGLSSCGEGEDTGTAHNATSDTLAFRETIRQGTEDGERFVFSTSRERAGEGRIMTNRTENQASTEEKIFRQRETEACEISQRYTDEKRSEEFVLNPKSENPLMENERDENEIRPAQMHAHKFNPNQTWEENIRPSPIIEGEFKLEKDVESSEKDQEGFRHMQVEHTYYRKDTKRLISEELEGAWRHYNKNVQLKSSAWQDGSVLSEVHDKQLSPTRAAEELYDGKEEEKNQRINEMTEGKDRVSCSGINVERQEINPPAQSTHNVEIKVLQSNTFPADRHILNPTEVEELRLESSQDVMRGRREGAGREMSPEEITVKENIDAQTEPRRQPATIEGVEENMRLRDEDERRLKTEAIRGSMGNVEDPWVERKNTSGELKEREKVENPQHVECRKLSEGTKDLAVAEKTVALESRVEEAFIERFGEDFVRRIWEEVFGRRAWDVNMKGSPADITCDRQPLFEKGLFSLTDPNPRIHQGQEEAIETSSKEHSPEGSRQSLDTINQNHTTDLDSSAHPARELNASLTESARTISSAKEQENVSQIRKRSIPLQETGGQTEDFNRSAQQFHKHPTFPSEKLKESDDLVRWSLHVLHHLSRLLLCTLLVAGFFTILFLYDFPAFIALYVFSGCWWFYKWRRHHVAMDKGVGGEFAKKREGVEECGA, via the exons ATGTTCAGCTGTAACCTAACTCCATCTGTCAAGTCACGTCCCCTCTGCGCTCTCCCCTCCACAGTATCACTGCAGCAAGGCTCGGGGCACTTTGGTCTGTGCCACCCTCCCAGCCACACAGACGGCAGGACAGGCCGACAGCTGCCTCTCAGACCATCGAGCATTATGGAGGCTCTGTACGTCCGACCCTTGAAAGAGGATGGTTTCGtgacggaggaagaggagctggagaggagtgggggacaggaagagggaggaagggaggccTCATCTCCCAGGGGCTCCACCACGGACGAGGACACAGATGAGGACTCAGAACCAGAGCCCCCGTCTGTTGTCTGCAGGAAGGTGTCATTCGCTGATGCATTCGGCCTCAACCTGGTGTCAGTGAAGGAGTTTGACAATGTTGAGGTGACGGTGTCAGAGGTCAGCCGGGCTCCTGAGAGGGAGGCTGCGTTTCCTCTGGAGGAGTTCTACATGTCCTGTCTGTTTACAGTCCCATCATCCCCGGAGGAGCTGGCCCAGAAGCTACAGGCGCAGATGGTAGAGCTGGAGAGCATCGAGCTTCTCCCAGGAACCACCATGCTCCGCGGCATCATCAGAGTGGTCAACCTCGGCTACAGCAAGTCTGTTTATGCCAGGATCAGCCTGGATTGCTGGAGCAGCTACTTTGACCTGCTTGCGGAGTACGTGCCCGGATCCAGTGACAGGGAAACAGACGGATTTGCTTTCAAGTATACTCTGATTCCTCCCTTCGACAGAGAGGGCACCAGGGTGGATTTCTGCCTGCGCTACGAAACAACAGCGGGCACCTTCTGGGCCAACAACAAGGACCTGAACTATGTGCTGTTCTGCCATCAGAGAGGACAAGCGAAGGAGCTCGGGCCTCAGGTCCTTGAGGAGAGCTGGGGCTACAAGAGCAAGAGGAGCTGCCTCAAAGCGAACAG GAGGGGGGGTGCAGAGGAAAAGACCAAGGAGTTCAATATCACAGCGACACTTTCTGGAG GAGCACAAGCCTCTCATAAAGCACAGGAGGTCGACAGACAGACGGCGAACATCACAGAGTCAAACTCGTTATTACACCACGAAGGACACAAACCTTTG GTGGACGGCATAAACATTTGGCACAGAGGAGCATGTTTGGCGCGTGTGCAGGACCACCCTTCCCAGAGGAGACAAGCACCACGGGTTTATTCATGTGACTCAGCTGGTGGCCAGATTTCTCTGCCTGTGCCAACTCCATGGTGTGACTCTGTGAGCAATCGCTACAACCGCCAGAAAAAGCCAAACGACAGTCCGCGGATCCTCACCTACCATCAGATTCCTCTGCTCACACTGGACTGGAAAAGCGATACGCCGCAGCAGTGGGGGGCTGCTGACATGGATGACATCTGGGCAGGGAACGCCAAGCTGACCAGGCCGAAAGCGTCCGTGGAAAATATAGAGGATACGCCTTCTGTTAATGATCTCTGGGAGAGCTTTCTTAACAGCCCAGACGATAAGGACCACAAAGACACCTCGGTGTGTGACGTGTGGCAGGAATTTCTAAGTCAGCCGAGTCGTAAGGACCATTCTGGTGTCCCGGAGGCAGAATGGCTGCAAACAGCGGCGTTGGTGTCTCCCTCAAATCACAGAGAGCCCCAATATTCGGCAAGCAGTCAAGCATTTCAAGAAGTTCAGGTGGGCATGGATCCACCCACCACCTTCGCCTCGGCGGCGACATCATCTAGCTTCGACCACCAGCCACATGCGGAGGCGTGTGTCTGTGACAACACGGCGACCCAAGATGCATCCCAAAGGGCGCAGACGaactctgtaacacacactccAGAGGAATTTAGTCTCGAGGGGGTGAAGCCTGTATCCGGGGGATCTGTTGACAGTTCAACTGAGTGTCACATGCTTACAATCTGGCAGCGAGtgggaaaaagaggagaagcagaaggaGCAGGCACAGATGAGCATGTCACACTGCACGCGGCCGATTTAGTAACAAGCTCAGGGGAGTCGAAGACAGCAGACATGATAGAAACGCCAGAGTCTCAGAATGCCAGCGCTGTTGATAGGATCTCACAGCGAGCGAGGCTGGACGAGGGTCTTTCTTCTTGTGGGGAAGGGGAGGATACAGGTACCGCACACAATGCGACAAGTGACACGCTGGCATTTAGGGAGACAATCAGACAGGGGACAGAGGACGGGGAGAGGTTTGTCTTCTCCACGTccagagaaagagcaggagagggaaGGATCATGACAAACCGCACGGAAAATCAAGCATCTACAGAGGAGAAGATATTTAGGCAGCGTGAAACAGAGGCGTGTGAAATCTCCCAGAGGTACACAGATGAAAAACGCAGCGAGGAATTCGTGCTGAACCCAAAGAGTGAAAATCCATTAATGGAGAACgagagagatgaaaatgaaatcagaCCTGCGcagatgcacgcacacaaatTCAATCCAAACCAAACATGGGAGGAAAATATCAGGCCGAGCCCAATAATAGAAGGTGAATTCAAATTGGAAAAAGATGTGGAATCGAGTGAGAAAGACCAGGAGGGATTCAGACACATGCAGGTGGAACATACATATTATAGAAAAGATACAAAGAGACTGATAAGTGAGGAATTAGAGGGAGCGTGGCGACATTACAACAAAAATGTACAACTAAAATCATCGGCCTGGCAAGATGGGTCGGTACTTTCAGAAGTGCATGATAAACAGTTGAGTCCAACCcgagcagcagaggaactgTATGAtgggaaagaggaggaaaaaaatcaacgtataaatgaaatgacagaagGAAAAGACAGGGTGAGTTGTAGTGGAATAAACGTGGAGCGACAGGAAATAAACCCACCAGCGCAGAGCACACACAATGTGGAGATAAAGGTCCTTCAAAGTAACACTTTTCCAGCAGATAGACACATCCTGAACCCAACAGAGGTGGAGGAATTGAGATTGGAATCATCACAGGATGTTATGAGGGGTCGGAGAGAGGGCGCAGGCCGGGAAATGAGCCCCGAGGAAATTACGGTGAAGGAGAACATCGATGCTCAAACAGAGCCTCGACGCCAACCTGCCACAATAGAAGGAGTAGAGGAGAATATGAGGCTGAGAGACGAAGATGAGAGAAGGCTGAAAACAGAAGCGATAAGGGGGTCGATGGGTAACGTGGAGGACCCTTGGGTCGAGAGGAAGAACACATCGGGTGAATtgaaagagcgagagaaagtTGAGAACCCTCAACATGTTGAATGTAGGAAATTGTCAGAGGGAACAAAAGACCTGGCTGTGGCAGAAAAGACTGTGGCACTTGAGTCGAGGGTGGAGGAGGCGTTCATTGAAAGATTTGGTGAGGATTTCGTCAGGAGGATTTGGGAGGAGGTGTTCGGTCGGAGAGCGTGGGACGTGAATATGAAGGGCAGCCCGGCAGATATTACATGTGACCGCCAGCCTCTTTTTGAGAAAGGTTTATTTTCCTTGACCGATCCAAATCCAAGAATCCATCAAGGCCAAGAGGAAGCGATAGAGACAAGTAGCAAAGAACACTCCCCAGAAGGAAGTCGTCAGTCGCTCGACACAATAAATCAAAATCACACGACAGATCTGGATTCAAGTGCTCATCCCGCTCGAGAGCTCAACGCCTCATTGACTGAATCAGCCCGAACCATTAGCTCTGCAAAGGAGCAGGAAAACGTTTCTCAAATAAGAAAAAGATCCATCCCCCTTCAGGAGACAGGTGGACAAACGGAAGACTTCAATCGATCGGCCCAACAATTTCACAAACACCCCACTTTCCCCTCCGAGAAATTAAAAGAGTCTGACGATCTCGTACGCTGGAGTCTGCACGTGCTGCATCACCTCAGCAGACTTCTGCTGTGCACCCTTTTAGTCGCCGGCTTCTTCaccatcctcttcctctacGATTTCCCGGCATTCATTGCGCTCTACGTGTTTTCGGGGTGCTGGTGGTTTTATAAGTGGAGGAGACACCACGTCGCGATGGataagggggtggggggagagtttgcaaagaaaagagaaggtgTTGAAGAGTGCGGTGCGTAG